From Anaerolineae bacterium, the proteins below share one genomic window:
- a CDS encoding ATP-grasp domain-containing protein — MEAGKVLVLYNYSPTLIKGEPKDILAERGVIACARAVAEALREAGYTVEIVAFSTDIEAALAPYPPREWIVFNLGEGLEGRLFEEARIAWALEAMGYRFTGSPGEAIARSTHKAKAKIILARAGVPTPPWKLLRDPAEVDGWQLDGPVIVKPVSEDASIGIGPEAVITSPSQLKERVFYILSRYRQAALAEKFIAGREFNVSLWGSEPEVLPLAEVDFSAFANPLERIVSFAAKWEPDSFEYKNTPVLCPAPVDPELKAKIEDVARKAWHAIGCRGYARVDMRVDQEGNPYVVEVNCNPDLSPDAGFYRAARAAGYTYSEMVVRILRMAMEDL; from the coding sequence ATGGAGGCCGGGAAAGTGCTCGTCCTTTACAACTACAGCCCAACCTTGATTAAAGGTGAGCCAAAAGACATACTGGCCGAACGGGGGGTAATAGCTTGTGCCCGGGCTGTGGCTGAAGCCTTGAGGGAAGCTGGTTATACGGTGGAAATTGTGGCCTTCAGCACCGACATAGAGGCTGCCCTCGCCCCTTATCCCCCGCGAGAGTGGATTGTCTTCAACCTTGGGGAAGGCCTTGAAGGTCGTCTCTTTGAAGAAGCTCGCATAGCCTGGGCTCTGGAGGCTATGGGATACCGCTTCACTGGTTCCCCGGGCGAAGCTATTGCTCGTTCAACCCACAAAGCCAAAGCCAAAATCATCCTGGCCAGGGCAGGTGTGCCAACTCCGCCCTGGAAACTCCTGCGAGATCCTGCCGAAGTGGACGGGTGGCAGCTTGATGGCCCCGTGATTGTTAAACCCGTTTCAGAGGACGCCAGCATAGGCATTGGGCCAGAAGCAGTGATCACCAGCCCATCGCAACTTAAAGAAAGGGTCTTCTACATCCTGAGCCGCTACCGTCAGGCAGCCCTGGCCGAAAAATTCATTGCTGGGCGTGAGTTCAACGTCTCTCTCTGGGGAAGTGAACCCGAAGTTCTCCCCCTGGCAGAAGTAGATTTCAGCGCTTTCGCTAATCCTCTGGAAAGAATTGTGTCATTTGCAGCCAAGTGGGAACCAGATTCGTTTGAATACAAAAACACCCCTGTTCTCTGTCCTGCTCCAGTGGATCCTGAACTGAAGGCGAAGATTGAAGATGTAGCCAGAAAAGCGTGGCATGCCATAGGCTGCCGGGGTTACGCCAGGGTTGATATGAGGGTTGATCAGGAAGGCAACCCTTACGTTGTGGAAGTAAACTGCAATCCCGACCTTTCTCCTGATGCAGGGTTTTACAGAGCGGCCAGAGCTGCTGGCTATACCTACTCTGAAATGGTGGTGCGCATCTTGCGTATGGCTATGGAAGACCTGTGA